The sequence TGTCAGGAACATGtgattttgtttacaaaatactgTCGACTGGTACTCTTATAATTTGTTTCTCCTCTGATATCTCAactaaaatactgaaatatattgGTAACCAGATTAGGGTGATCTTAAAAATAGGCGCAATATCGGTTATGAATCCGGAAAATTAACACGTAAAacgtaaaaacacaaaaaaactgaactccgaggaaaattcaaaagggaaagtccaaaatcaaaaggtaaaatcaaaagtccaaacacatcaaacgaatagataacaactgtcatatttctgacttggtacaggcattttataatgtagaaaatggtggattgaacctggttttacagctagctaaacctctcacttatatgacagttgcatcaaattccattacattgtcaacgatgcatgaacaaaacaaacatactcaaagagtaaaaatgtcaaaaatagggttACAGAAGTCAATATTGtattatcatcttaatcactataaaaacaacaaatgtaacgaagaagcacaaaaaggcatacatcaaatttaacatactcattttgcttatcttatacgactttatttatctatgtaaagtctacccgtaaaggatggGAGGTAAACTCGCACACCAATATATAAACGGTAAAGATGtcatataataaaacaagaGTGTACATGCTGAAacgtctcgccttctttactaaccaCTGAAATTGTCTTGATATCCCTTATTAgaaagctttactacaacttTTACATAAACTTACCATGATCcaaaaaaatgaggtcaaggtcatataaataaaacgagaaatacatgtacaccttacaatcattcaatgcactaaatatagttgatagcttatagtttctaagaaacagacttaaccaagaaaatgaaacattgaccaatgtaccatgaaaatgaggtcgatcaaggtcagatgaataATGCCaagcagacatgtacagcttagATATAGTGTTGACCTAATGCTTATAGTTTGAgaaaaacataccaaaacacaaaaactttacaCTGAGCAAAATGATGAACCATGAAAAAAGGAGTCAAGTTCAAATAAAACCAGCCAGACTGtcgtataaaaagaaaatgttgtatgattgccaataagacaactgtccacaagagacaaaaatgacacagacattaacaactaaaggtcaccgtacggccttcaacaatgaacaaagccataccgcataatcagctataaaaggccccgatatgaaaatgtgaaacaattcaaacgagaaaactaacggcattatttgtataaaaaattaacgaaaaacaaatatgtaacacaaaaacaaacgacaaccactgaattacatgctccttacataaataatgtgttggggttaaacatgttgccatgtacatcataaaatatttcaatacaccaaataaagttgacctattgcatatagttttagaaaaaaaaccactcaaaaactaaactttgaccactgtaccatgaaaatgaggtcaaggtcatatgaaaaCTGCtggttggacatgtacaccttacaatcgttccatacaccaaatacacTAGACccattgcttatagtatctgagatattgACCACTTGTTCATTGATCCATGAACTGAGGTCAATGTTAAGTGAacactgtctgacgggcatgatgaccttgcaaggtacgcacaaaccaaataaagttatcctaatactcataataagagagaaattaacattaaaaaaatattgactttttttcaagttgtcGATGAACcacgaaaatgaggtcaaggacaattgACCTGTAACAGACGGAAATTTTGTAACATAAGGCATTTATATacaagtatgaagcatccaggttttcaaccttctaaaatataaaactttgaagaagttagctaacgccagATCACTATCTCAATGTCGAGATTTCTGCACCAGATGTTGCAGGCTCGACAGAAATCATGTTCTCAACAAAGAGTTGTACTATTCAAATCAGTACAAATCCATCGGTTTAGGATAAGCACTACATAAACTGTTTGAAAAAGCATGACCTTGTACGATCTTATACAACACCAAAATGTAAgtacaaaaatattacattgtatCGATAGAGCAATAAGTTTAAACTGTTTAAGCAATACATATTTAGCAGTTCTTcatctttatgttttttctgTGGTCCATTAAATTTCATGGTAGATCAAGGTAATGTTACTGCTGTATAGTTAATAAATATTGGcaaaaaatgccaaaaatgaTTTAACCATTCCATTGTTCCAGTTTTAATCTTGATCAATCTTATAGGAACATTGTATAACTCTATCAAGATACTTTACAAGAAaggcgaaagacaccaaagagGCATTTAATTTCAAACTGACATCGCAATTTCCAAACAATACCATCTTGACAAACCTGTTTATAACTATATCAAAGATATAATAGTCACTGTGGCTAAATGGCTTTAGAGTCAGGTATAGGTTTTGCTGGTGCGTTGtaatacattgtatgtttttgGCAATTCCTGTTACCCTTTGCATGTGCAATGTATAATATCCCGATGCTATCGCTACTTGAAATgacattgttgttttttatttggtaacTAGTTGAAACCATCCGTCCAAGGTCTCAATATACATAGAGATATTTACAAGGACAAAGCATCTCAGCATCTGATGCAGACCTCAAAATAAATAGAAAGGTAAGCAAAAACATTCCAGCTCAGCAACTTATCCAAACCTAAATATAGTAAATATACATAGAAAGGTTGACAAAGTCATACCAGCACATCAACTGATTTAGACCTTCATATAAATAGAAAGGTTGACAAggtcatattatatataaactgacCAGCACATCAACTGATCCCGATCGAAATATAGGTGGAAAGGTTGACAAGGACATACCAACACATCAACTGATTCAgacatcaatatacaaagaaaggTTGACAAGGACATACCAATCCATAAACTGATTTAGATctcaatataaatagaaaggTTGACATGGTTAATATACCAACACATCAACTGATTCAGATCTCAATAAACCTAGAAAGGTTGCAAAGACATACCAGCACATCAACTGATTCATATCTCAATATACATAGAAAGGTTGAAAAGGACATACCAGCACATCAACTGATCCAGATCTCAATATACATTGAAAGATTGGAAGGACATCGCATTCCAGCAACTGACCAAGACCTAAATATAAATAGAGGTTGGCAAGGACATTCACGCTCAGCAACTGATCCAGGACTAAATATACATAGAAAGGTCGGCAAGGTCATACCAGCAAGGCAACTGATTCACACCTCCATTTAAATAGAAAGGTTGACAAGGTCATACCAGCACATAAACTGATCCAGACCTCCATATAAATAGAAAGGTTGAAAAGGTCACAACAGCACAGCAACTGATCCAGACCTCAATATACATAGAAGGGTTGGAAGGACATCGCATTCCAGAAACTGATCcagatctaaatataaatagaGAGGTTGAAGAACATTCACGCTCAGCAACTGACCCAGGACTAAATATACACAAAGGTTGGCAAGGTCATACCAGCAGGGCAACTGATCCAGACTTCAATATACAAAGGAAGGTTGACAAGGTCATACCAGCACATCAACGGATCAAGacctaaatatatatagaaaggtTGACAAGGTCATACCAGCACACAAACGGATCCAGATCTCAATATACCTTGAAAGGTTAACAAGATCATACCAGTACATCAACTGATCCAGATCTTAATATACATAGAAAGATTGACAAGGACTTAGTAGCACATCAACTGATTCAGACCTCCATTTAAATAGAAAGGTTGACAAGGTCATACCAGCACATCAACTGATTTAGACCTCAATATACATAGAAAGATTGACAAGGACTTAGTAGCACATCAACTGATTCAGACCTCCATTTAAATAGAAAGGTTGACAAGGTCATACCAGCACATCAACTGATCCAGACCTCCATATAAATAGAAAGGTTGAAAAGGTCATACCAGCACATTAATTGATCCAGACATCAATATACCTTGAAAGGTTGACAAGGTCATACCAGTACATCAACTGATCCAGATCTCAATATTGCTTAAAAGGTTGACAAGGTCATACCAGTACATCAACTGATCCAGACCTCATTATAACTAGAAAGGTTGACAAGGTCATACCAGTACATCAACTGATCCAGACCTCCATATAAATAGAAAGGTTGACAAGGTCATACCAGTACATCAACTGATCCAGACCTCCATATAAATAGAAAGGTTGACAAGGTCAGTACATCTACTGATCCAGATCTTAATATACATAGAAAGGTTGACAAGGTCATACCAGTTCAGCAACTGATTCAGAATACAGAATActcttatacaactgcataccaaatatctttGACTCTCTACTAGTGGTTCACTCTATACTAGACCTAATCACACACTAATACATTGTTGCCGCCGTCGCTGTCATCATAGTCATTGTCGCAGAAGccagaaacagcatacctatgtctcacTTTTTGACTCCATCAAGCAAAACAAAAAGTCATGTCATATTAAGatattcattgttatttattttggtaCAAAATAACAAGCAAAAACTTTGGATATTTGAAGCTTTtgcttttcctttttttgtttcatcttttttgttttccaGTTTACCCTAGTTCTGGTGATGCAGTTTAATGCACTTGATTATCTTTTCCATTTTAGAAGTGATCTGGATCGATTAACAGGATGGCTGAACTTtgccaacttttttttaattaagtagcaatatttacaaaatgtgaaTGGACTGATCTAACAATCAAgttaaattaactttattttgataCCTTTTTACTACATACTTATCCAGCAGTGAAATTTACAATGACTGAAAGAAGTATTggctgtgctcattgttgaaggctgtacaatgacctatagttgttaatttctgtatgattttgtctcttgtgaagtgttgtctcattggcaatcatactgcatcttcttttctatattgaCTGAAAGCtatgtttcaaatattaaaaaaattctttccCATTTATAAAAAaccttttattaaaaatatcacaaaaacacattattatgacaatatataacaataattcATCATAAAACATGTACTTTTTTAATAGAACTTATTTCCTTTTTGTAAGGAAAATGATCTTTAAATCATAAAGTGACATTAAAATCGCCAACACAAATCTGTAGGATATATGTTGAgatcatataaaacaattatagtcTAACAGTAGCCTTTATCTCTAACCTGACTGTCATTGGAAGGGGCAGATCTTGTTGGAGGAACGGTAGACTTTACCTGTTTTAACCATGTTTAAAGGTTTATGGTACcattatattgaaattcaaaagtTATTGTTGCTGgggtaatttttaaattatcattcaAAAGAAAGATATCAGGAATTGACATAAGATTCTAAGATTTACCAAAAGATATTCATAAAATCATGAAGAcatcaatcatgtcaatatttaaattaatctACTTTTCAATATTCCAAATTTCTGCTCTATAATAAAATGCCTACATCCAACATCTGCATTGTTCACATtcatatatcataaatatcaacaaagatttgacACAAACCCACAAGTATATATCACAAGATTGTTAAATATCAATGGCTTAGTCTTTAGACTTGTTCTTTTGGCCATCTAAAACAAAATCGCACAGTTGATAAATATAACAAGCTAATACTCTCACTGATATATGTAAAACACCAAATAAACATATGCACTTAATATAAATGGTATATAAACTGTATCTTTTCAATTATATATCATGtgaaaagtaacaaaaataacataacatTGAGCACTTGTACTGATATGAAACCTTTGTAACAATTAAAATGTTACTTCACAGCTTCCTTAAATCATTTTCATAGAAAATAGAATTTAAAGGCCTGTACATCAGAACTGGTCATGattgttacatgtatgttatcaatacatttaagggacacaaataaaagtgcaaaggataaataaataaagagttCAGCACCATTTGTTCTATTTTATCTTAAACTTTTATGTAATGAAGAAAAACTTCAATGTACACGTATTGAATAAGTTACACAAAACATtctactatcatgactattcTATGTACACTATGTCCATGATGTCAATGAATGTGTATCCCATcatgtatgcatatatatatatatagtcgttatgattttagtataaaataaagataaatattattatatttccaTTCTTTCATAAGTAAATTAAAACTGAGCATAAATATAACATGGCTTGGAAAATCCTATTTTGGAATTaagcaatatacatgtaatcatgattttttttttaaatctttcactATCTGCCTGTATCTAGAAACTGATCActtaaaaattatgtatttcaCTTTGTTGATAAGTTATTGTTTCACTGGTGAATATATAATAAGAGCAAGTTgtaattattaacacattttcaaagggtgttacaattttataatttaacattaaaataactgTGATTGTTTATTAAATTAACATGCTGtattttaatgatattcatgagcaaatatatatcatatataatatgtacaatatcttattgttttttaatagtATTGATTATACAGTCTCTCATAAATCTTTTAAGATTGGCACATACGATGTGAATTTAAAGTTTGTTGTTATACATGTCTGTTTTATGTACctgtatgaatattttattgtgtaaatttatgtaattgtatgtggggagactttcataaaatattgaatctgaatctgcTTCAACCTTGCATTTAGCCGTGTCCTCTTTGGCATAAAGCTGTAAATAAGGACACCAAATTGGGTTAGAAGTCCTCAAAATATCTTTTGGtgattgttataaattttagtGACTTAGATTGTAGCATGAAGTCATATGGCATTTATAAGCTAATTTATATACCTCATGCACCTCCTTTGTTCTAATGAAACACATATTTGGTATATAAACTTaggaaataatttattatgCTGTTCAAACCATTAATCTGTTTCTCTTACAgtaacaaaaattttcaaaatcatgatTTGATGGGTTTTACTGATAAATTGTCATTATACATCTTTTCTGTTTAGGTAACATAGTTAGCAGACACTAAACAtttgcaaatatttaatttccctATCCAAATTTGGTGCAAGAAAAATTCTTGATAAATAATGGGTGATTATTAACAAACATTGATAATTCCTAATGTACATGAAAGTCATTATGGCACATAAAAATTACAGCTATGATCTTATCAATTTAAAACCATGTCCAGTATCAATTTGTTTTGGAGGAAGCCACTTCATTCTCTTCCTTTTTAAACACCTTGTTAGACATTGACAACAGAAACAAAGGCTCCCTGCACCACCAATATTCACAGCTTTTATCAAAGGTTTCATACATCTTGGGAAGCTGCTATCCCAATGATTATATATCTCATCTACAGTTGGTAAATGGAATGTGAAATCTGTCCAACATTTAGAAACTTTATATACTGCTTTTACTGTCCTCTCTTTTGCTGACCAACCAGGAAATATTTCTGCCTCAGCATTAAAATGTACATAATCTTGTGTAAAAGTGCCAACCTGAGCACAATTACCAAATTCTATGTCCTTGGGTTTCTGGAATGTACATGTTTGTATTGCAACATATTCTCCCCAAACTCTTTGTACATCTTTAGCCCACATATAGGAATGTGTAGTATCAAGAATTAAGATTAATCTGGTCCCTAATCCAGAATTTTTAGATGCCCACCATTCTAGTAGAGTCTCCAGTTTCAAACCACTATTatctgtaataaatttatataaagatatgtttaacaagaggctgtcacaacgacagcaaaccggatttattaacatttatttgtgtcctggcaatatcacaagaaccattactaaTGATTAGTGGAAGTGAAAATCGTccatatcaaatttgacctccattttgtcataagtatcaacatattaaaatttgaaaagcttagattgaatggttcatgcgtaaatgcattATTGAACTTGTCTACTATTTtttcatcagtaacaacatattaaaatttaggAAGCTTTGGTaaaacagttcatgcgtaaatgcacagacacgactggaaactccatttttcaatctttcaagaaccataactcctgaacggtaaaagtcaaaatggccattattgaacttgaccttcatttaattgtcagtaacaacatattaaaattttaaaagctttggttgaatggttcatgagttaatgcacggacaacatttgattgccgcccgcccggCCGCCCACCaagcatccccaaatcaataaccgacatttttgtcacaaaagtCTGGTTAAAACATAAGCAATTTCTATCTTACATTTTGCTCATCTTATTTctatggtatgattgcaaaaagcaatattttaataaagcTAATGGTATCACATCATCATTGATAAACAAACCtcaacatattttcattatatacatgtatacacttGATAATAATGATCTAGATGGAAATTTTAGATGATTTCATTTCTAAAAGATTAACCCCACAAAATAATGTATTGATAAGTGATATCCTTACATGTATTGTCTCTTATTCTTACTACTTGTCACAGTAATGGTTTATTAATCGACATATTTCAAACTTACCAGATAAAGCCCATTCACCATTTTCATATACATCTCCACTGAAATACAAGATATAAGAGTCATACTTTGGTCCGTCTGACATTCTTCTGTCAAAGAAGGCCTTTAATTTAGACTCTAAATAGTCAATAGCTAGCCCACTTGTTGAGTAATCACAGCCGTAGTTGTCTATCATGTGATAGTTGAAGAAAGAACTGACTTTGTTCAAAGTGGTTGTAGCCCTTGTCCCCATATCTTGCATTGCCTCTTGTGACATAATATTTACTCTTGATCCCCTcctgaaataaatcaaaatggtacaataaaatgtaggtacaatgtacatgtaggcTTATTATTCCtcatatactagtatgtgaAAAGCTacagtaataaaaataaaaacagaaacaaataatgCATTCATTCAAACAGCAAATCTttgattaaaaatatcattctttcatacatgtatatctgtttattaaataacaattgTCTATTGTTGAATATAATGAAAGTTGACAGACCACTTATCAAAAAATCATAAGCAGCAGATACTCTGAACCATTCTATGACCCTCTCATATCAACTGTTGTTGCGCTATAGTGTTTTAAAATTACTAAACATGAGAAAAATATGATCTCAATTATTTAAATCCTTATAAAGTCATATCCTAATTAGTTAAGTCTTGATGGTAACGTATCTTCAATGTACATGTAGACAGTTGGAACTTAATTCTCTGCTTAAATTAGCAGACAGCAAATAAAAGTGCAATGCATCCATGTgacatttcaaagtttatagTTTTAATCTTAATGTATTCAGGTTGTATGGTTTGATTAGTGTTTAAATCCAtttgcaaatattacatgcatatgaTTATCAAAATGAGAACATGATAACATAGTATGAATATGAACTTGTTTGTACTAGACAGATATAAATGTACTGATCCAGATTTTTAACatggtacaaatgtacatgtacattgtagttACACAAAGCAGTAgggtacaaaaacaaaaacttcaaaaagaCACAGCAACTCTTATAATAGACATATCATAACTACAGAAATTATCTTACTTATGACCAGTTACAGGAGCAATAACTGCATAGCCTGTTGCTGTGCCACCAAGATTATCACCAAGGTACCAGAACAAACTCAGTGTCATACATTCTATTGGTACTACCAGTAATATCATTCCTAAACTGTATGGCTTATCCTTTCCAGTTTCCCATCCTAATCCTCCAAGTAGAACTGTAGTCAACAAAGTTATACAGATGAGTCTTTGTGAGATCAAACTGAAATGGCGTACTCCTTTTGAAGCCATTATTCTGCTCATATTCTTACGCTCATCAGTCAAGCTATTATATGTAAGATTGCATTCAGTGATTTTGGACATAAGTTTCCAGCATGTTATAAAATATGTCAAATGAAAACATAGCCAGATACAGGCAAAGAAAACAGTTAAAGGTACAACAATGTACCACTCTTTGTGATTGGCTGACAGTTTACCAATCACAGCACCTGTTGCAATGTTAAAGGCAAATACAGCAAGAACGAATATGtatcttaaatattttgaaagattaaaaaatccTTGCCATCTTTGCAGTGTTGTTAAaccagaaaaatataaatcaatgaaTGGTTCAAAGGAATGTCTTGCTGCGAAACAGGCTAGTCCATAAAAGTTTCCCGACAATTCAACCTgctgaaaaattacaaaaacagaAAGACACACCATTGCTATAAAACTCAGTAATCCTAGGAATGATTTTAGTCTAATAGATGCTAAATGTACATTAAATGCAAGCACCAAAAGTGAAAAAGATAAGGCATCTTTTCCTGTTACAAGTGTTGAGATCATTAATCCAATACTTTCTAAAATTTGTACTGTTGTAAACATCTTTGCTTCGTGTTTTACTAAATGTAACATCCTCTCTAACAGATTCCAACACCATGTTAATACAGCACTTGTTACTAACAAAACATTTGTCACTTCTTGCGACATTACAAACGCAATCTCTTTTTGATCTGCAAATATAATTATGCCGAGGATACATCCTAGCCATATATGCAATAATGTCTGTCCAATgagttcaaaattaaaataatatcgCAAAGCACAGGAGACTGCAAAAACGAAAAATCCCAGTATTGCAAATCCTAGAATAACATTGTTCTGTGTGAACTGCCATTGTGTGTACAGTCCCAACCCTAATGCTACAACTAATACTACACTAGGCAAATATCTCAGGTAAGTCAGATTAGCTTTTGCTTTGCGGTCAACCATGTCCTCCCCTTTGGCAACTTCTGTCTCCATcatgaaactttttttatatttgtcttgTTCTTGTGTTGGATTGAAAACctacaaaaataatcagaaaattCTTTATCATAGTAGGATAATGACTAGGTAACATGGAAACAGTCTTAGTCAAATTAGGATCTAcccattttcttcttttttctttaaagtttcTAGCGATACTTGAATATCTGGTGTCAAGTTCCCCCtgtcaacttaaaaaaaataaaaataatgtacattgtatgtacacttgaaaatttacattaagataaaactatatacatctacatttgataacaaaatagtTAGGGATAGAAAATGGGTCGTGGATGGGAGCAGATTCTGAGGTCATATTCTTGTATCCCTGTACTGTACTGAATGACACTATTTATTGTGGCAGATGATTCCAATTATAACTGTCATGActgtcttttttaaatttagatgtGTGCAGTGGGATCAATAGGTTATATGTAGGAACTGCAAcaattttgtgtataattttgtatattacaTGTAAGAAGAAGTCTGTATCGTAAATGCCTAATTTCAAGTGGGTACTAACTGttttaaaaggtttaaatttgtttatgacCATCATTTGGaaagtttgaaatttatttatatacaatattcacTCTATTCTAAACAACGGATCATGCAAGGGCATACAGAACTTCCATATATATgattatcatgtatatacatgtacatgtatcttgaaTAATACGACTATGCATTTATCTCATTGAAATGAAAGGTCAATACCCATGATACCATCATGACCGACCATACTTCCCCATTGCCATAAATCATCTTTAGCCTTCAGGCAATGTTTGATTGACACCATTCCTTCAATAAAGGTAAACAATTGATATGTGTGTGAAATGTATAATCATGATGTGTCTAATATTCTTGCGACTGTTAGGAATAATGGTAGGCaacaaaacatttgtaaattgaatatttttttaatggtagGCAACAAAACctttgtatattgaatatatttttaatggtaggcaacaaaacatttgtatattgaatatatttttaatggtaggcaacaaaacatttgtatattgaatatatttctAATGGTACGAGTTTGCAATGGTATGAGTTCTAAATGGAACGAATTCCCGTTGGTACGAACTGATGTGGTACAATTTTTCAATGGTACAAGGTAAACATGAGAATAAAAATGTAGGCACCTCTTATCTGATCTCTTTCAATTAGTGAAAATTGCTGCTTTTTAAATTATGTGGATCCCAAACAGTTGTGTGCACTACTCTCATTTTGATTAGACAAAAGCTTTGAATACATGAGCTTTAACTTTAGGTGAAGCTATTTTTTAGGTTTCTACGAATAAATCCAAGGGACTGATTTGCTTTTGATGTCATGTTGTTGATATGTTTGTcccattttttaatttgattgagAAGATATGCCTACATATTCTGTAGAATCAAAAGTGATTGTTTGATTTATAAGTGAAGTCTAAaggtttgcatttttttgttacaCTGAGAATGTTGCATTTATCACTATAGATGTAATATAGTATCAAGGTGAAAACTGGAAAAATTGCATGAGCAAATTCTGCTCCCAACTGTCGGCCGTAGAGAAtcatcacaggcacttgtcttgATTAAAACTACtcagaatttttataaatatacacatatatatataggtaagTGAACATTTTATTCTCAGTAagtaaatattcttaaaatggaAGAGAGTGATATTATAACTGTGGGGAAGACATTTCAGACTTATCATGAATTAGAAAAATGTGTACAGAACTATCCTGATAGGgttaaatttcatacaattgtATAATAGAAATTCGGAGTCTATAGCAGCCAAACAATCATATTGgatatgtaaaatttgttccaaatcttaattagttacatgaatcttttacatgttttataactggtttaaattgatatgtatattacttgcttctttaatttttataactcaagctttaattttagtatttttattatttttcaaattttcagatTCTGTGTTATATTGTactaaaagattattttaaaatatcatatggatgggtatatttttttaaattattaaaatttaaattttataatagcATTAATTTCTATCATGTTTTTCTCTTACAGGGAGTCTCATTTTCGGGTacaagtcaaatcggcacctggtcAAATCAGCACCCATAGaaaaagtcaaatcggcacctggttaaatcggAACCTGGTCAAATCGGCACTCAGAATAGTCAAATCGGCatccaaaaatattt is a genomic window of Mytilus trossulus isolate FHL-02 chromosome 1, PNRI_Mtr1.1.1.hap1, whole genome shotgun sequence containing:
- the LOC134686898 gene encoding transmembrane protein 168-like, producing MMETEVAKGEDMVDRKAKANLTYLRYLPSVVLVVALGLGLYTQWQFTQNNVILGFAILGFFVFAVSCALRYYFNFELIGQTLLHIWLGCILGIIIFADQKEIAFVMSQEVTNVLLVTSAVLTWCWNLLERMLHLVKHEAKMFTTVQILESIGLMISTLVTGKDALSFSLLVLAFNVHLASIRLKSFLGLLSFIAMVCLSVFVIFQQVELSGNFYGLACFAARHSFEPFIDLYFSGLTTLQRWQGFFNLSKYLRYIFVLAVFAFNIATGAVIGKLSANHKEWYIVVPLTVFFACIWLCFHLTYFITCWKLMSKITECNLTYNSLTDERKNMSRIMASKGVRHFSLISQRLICITLLTTVLLGGLGWETGKDKPYSLGMILLVVPIECMTLSLFWYLGDNLGGTATGYAVIAPVTGHKRGSRVNIMSQEAMQDMGTRATTTLNKVSSFFNYHMIDNYGCDYSTSGLAIDYLESKLKAFFDRRMSDGPKYDSYILYFSGDVYENGEWALSDNSGLKLETLLEWWASKNSGLGTRLILILDTTHSYMWAKDVQRVWGEYVAIQTCTFQKPKDIEFGNCAQVGTFTQDYVHFNAEAEIFPGWSAKERTVKAVYKVSKCWTDFTFHLPTVDEIYNHWDSSFPRCMKPLIKAVNIGGAGSLCFCCQCLTRCLKRKRMKWLPPKQIDTGHGFKLIRS